A part of Sphingobacteriaceae bacterium genomic DNA contains:
- a CDS encoding glycosyltransferase yields MGNEVNLGPSQSRNKGIELSTGEVIAFQDSDDEWHADKLEKQIDLLLKSPPDVVAVYCGVEFFDIRTDMKIGEDRQNDDFKVDFLSGSHLPHTPSTQTVLIKKSVLNEVGYFDERLELRRYRVSYKSI; encoded by the coding sequence ATTGGAAATGAGGTAAACCTCGGCCCATCGCAATCAAGAAATAAGGGAATTGAATTATCAACTGGGGAAGTAATAGCTTTTCAGGATTCGGATGACGAATGGCATGCAGATAAATTGGAGAAGCAGATTGATCTGCTTCTTAAATCTCCGCCGGATGTTGTCGCAGTTTATTGCGGAGTAGAATTTTTTGATATTAGAACTGATATGAAAATTGGGGAAGATCGGCAAAATGACGACTTCAAAGTCGATTTTTTATCTGGTTCACATTTACCACATACACCATCAACTCAGACTGTGTTAATTAAAAAAAGTGTTCTCAACGAGGTCGGTTATTTTGATGAAAGACTCGAGCTGCGAAGATACAGAGTTAGCTATAAGAGTATCTAA
- a CDS encoding glycosyltransferase family 2 protein: MAKGDYISFMDDDDICELFRIEQQMKPIIESGFKFNFIISSFSIFSKTGETVKIYDYLLKTDSIGYTVRWLLKRELLLEAGLFDTSQPNIEEVELFFRLKQKAQIFF; the protein is encoded by the coding sequence ATGGCAAAAGGTGATTACATTTCCTTTATGGATGACGATGATATTTGTGAATTGTTTAGAATTGAGCAGCAAATGAAACCCATAATAGAAAGCGGTTTCAAATTCAACTTCATTATATCGAGTTTTTCTATATTTTCGAAAACTGGAGAAACTGTGAAGATTTATGATTATTTGCTTAAAACAGATTCAATTGGGTATACTGTTAGATGGCTTCTTAAACGCGAATTATTGTTAGAGGCCGGGCTATTTGACACATCACAGCCAAACATTGAAGAAGTTGAATTATTTTTTAGATTAAAACAAAAAGCTCAAATTTTTTTTTAG
- a CDS encoding glycosyltransferase family 2 protein, whose translation MNSKTPIVSFVIPTHNRANVIRDCLESVVNQTYRNIEIVVVNDNSTDHTLKILEEYQNKYNFSVF comes from the coding sequence ATGAATAGTAAAACTCCCATAGTATCCTTCGTTATTCCCACCCATAACCGGGCTAATGTTATTAGAGATTGTCTTGAAAGCGTTGTAAACCAAACTTACCGCAATATTGAAATTGTAGTTGTCAATGACAACTCGACAGATCACACACTAAAAATATTAGAAGAATATCAAAACAAGTATAACTTTTCAGTTTTTTAA
- a CDS encoding methyltransferase domain-containing protein, translated as MNTDRFADKINNIFFLDVTKKFNIPDESFDYVYCEELIEHIDYKEGINMLKECCRILKSGGKIRIGTPDLKSFIEIYNPSHNQIQGEYIKWIVDSYLTDIKIYNSVFVINNVFYNWEHKFIYDFDTLADSLQRTGFNGIVRRLDGESSDEHLKNIEQHVIASENNKFRNFESFFIEAQKPVK; from the coding sequence TTGAACACAGATAGGTTTGCTGATAAGATTAATAACATTTTTTTTCTCGATGTTACAAAAAAGTTTAATATACCGGATGAATCTTTCGATTATGTTTATTGCGAAGAATTGATTGAGCATATTGACTATAAAGAAGGCATAAATATGCTCAAGGAATGCTGTAGAATATTAAAATCGGGTGGAAAAATAAGAATAGGAACGCCTGATTTAAAAAGTTTTATAGAAATTTATAATCCCAGCCATAATCAAATTCAAGGTGAATATATAAAATGGATCGTCGATAGTTATCTGACAGATATCAAAATATACAATAGTGTTTTTGTTATAAATAATGTTTTTTATAATTGGGAACATAAATTCATTTATGATTTTGATACCTTAGCTGACTCATTGCAAAGAACAGGTTTCAATGGTATTGTGCGAAGACTTGATGGCGAGAGCAGTGACGAACATTTGAAAAATATTGAGCAGCACGTGATAGCCTCAGAAAATAATAAATTTAGAAATTTTGAGTCATTTTTTATAGAAGCCCAAAAACCAGTCAAATGA
- a CDS encoding glycosyltransferase family 2 protein, with product MKNNYPKVTVVIPTYNRSQLIQRSINSVLNQTYKNVELIVVDDSDDDTEIKVKEIKDERLIYIKNSQRMGVSKARNMAIKISTGELIAFQDSDDEWYNDKLEKQVNLLLKSSPRVAAVYCGQEFFDITTGEKTGIELTEINFRKSYAEGFLQTPATQTVLIKKSVLNEVGYFDERLRAAEDTELAIRVSKKYLYAFVKEPLIKVARNHDSLMGNAKNYLYAYDLIYEKHKDFLSNKILFGLCKVLANYWILKGDYKKAKGYIKKSLEHQLELKTLAQYSAIVIAPFLLKYAHSKKYKNGIPHPTQPGKIIEDDRKDF from the coding sequence ATGAAAAATAATTATCCCAAAGTGACAGTTGTCATCCCTACTTATAATAGATCGCAATTAATTCAGAGATCAATAAATAGTGTTCTTAATCAAACTTATAAGAATGTTGAGCTGATTGTCGTTGATGATTCAGATGATGATACAGAAATTAAAGTTAAAGAAATAAAAGATGAGAGACTGATTTATATAAAGAATAGTCAAAGAATGGGTGTGTCAAAAGCAAGAAACATGGCTATTAAGATTTCCACAGGTGAGCTTATTGCTTTTCAGGATTCCGACGATGAATGGTATAATGATAAGCTTGAGAAGCAAGTTAACCTTCTCCTTAAATCTTCACCCCGGGTTGCTGCCGTTTACTGCGGACAGGAATTTTTTGATATTACTACTGGTGAAAAAACTGGCATCGAATTAACCGAGATTAATTTCAGAAAATCTTATGCAGAAGGATTTCTCCAGACTCCTGCAACACAAACAGTATTAATTAAAAAAAGTGTTTTAAATGAGGTCGGTTATTTTGATGAACGACTTAGAGCCGCCGAAGATACGGAACTGGCAATTAGGGTATCAAAAAAATACCTGTATGCCTTCGTTAAAGAACCCTTGATAAAGGTTGCAAGAAACCATGATTCTTTGATGGGCAATGCGAAAAATTATCTTTACGCTTATGATCTTATTTACGAAAAACACAAAGATTTCTTGAGTAATAAAATTTTATTCGGGTTATGCAAAGTTCTTGCTAATTATTGGATTCTAAAAGGAGATTACAAAAAAGCAAAAGGGTATATAAAAAAATCCCTCGAACATCAACTTGAACTTAAAACCCTTGCTCAGTATAGTGCAATTGTAATTGCTCCGTTTCTATTAAAATATGCACATAGTAAAAAGTATAAGAATGGGATTCCTCACCCAACTCAGCCGGGAAAGATAATTGAGGACGACAGAAAAGATTTTTAA
- a CDS encoding glycosyltransferase family 2 protein — protein MNFNPKVSVIIPVFNRENLIQKSINSVLNQTYKNLELIVVDDASTDNTAQKISEIKDKD, from the coding sequence ATGAATTTTAATCCTAAGGTTTCAGTAATAATTCCTGTGTTTAACCGGGAGAATCTAATACAAAAGTCCATAAATAGTGTTCTGAACCAGACTTACAAAAACTTAGAATTGATTGTAGTTGATGATGCATCTACGGATAATACTGCTCAAAAAATATCAGAAATTAAAGATAAAGATTAA